A window of Plasmodium reichenowi strain SY57 chromosome Unknown, whole genome shotgun sequence genomic DNA:
aatttataaatttaacATCAAAGGATGAAGAAGATATTACAAAACATAATGAGGATGTGAGAGAAGAAATAGAAGAACAACAAGAAGAAATAGAGgaagatgaagaagaaTTAGAAAATGAAGGAGAAGAACAACAAGAAGAAATAGAGgaagatgaagaagaaTTGGAAAATGAAGGAGAAGAAACaaaagaagaagatgatgaagaaaagAATGAAACAAATGATACGGAAGATATAAAACAGgaaaataaggaaaaagGACTCAGCAATCAACAACAAAGTGAAGAAAAAAGTATTTCAAAAGTTGATGAAGATTCATATCGAATACTATCAGTAAGTTATAAGGACAATAATGAAGTAAAAAACGTTCCTGAATCTATAGTGAAAAAACTATTTAGTTTatttaatgataataataatttggAAACTATTTTTAAGGGTTTGACAGAAGATATGACAAAtttatttcaaaaataaaaaaaatacataaatgaatatatatatatatatatgtatattattcatttatgtattttttttattttatttattttttatataatatatatttataaaattaatagggaaatattcaaaatttTCAGAATTAACattacttatatatatacatatatatattgttgtttatatatttcagttaaataagaaatattattctataatagaatatatataaataggttttatatttgtatctatatatgacatttttgtatttatatacctgtatatatatgttgttGTTTAgatattttcattaaatgaaatatacTATTCTACTATAGAAAATTTACATAGTTTTTAAATt
This region includes:
- a CDS encoding duffy binding-like merozoite surface protein, with amino-acid sequence NKVTLLKAVIENKKNQDSLTTTSQGNSHRETVVQQPDRTNILDNVNAVTQRGNNNHNNNLERGLGHGALPGTNIITEEKKLLEFINLTSKDEEDITKHNEDVREEIEEQQEEIEEDEEELENEGEEQQEEIEEDEEELENEGEETKEEDDEEKNETNDTEDIKQENKEKGLSNQQQSEEKSISKVDEDSYRILSVSYKDNNEVKNVPESIVKKLFSLFNDNNNLETIFKGLTEDMTNLFQK